Part of the Novosphingobium sp. KA1 genome is shown below.
CGCGCCAGTCACCGCGCGGGCTCAGCGCGCCGCCGGAGGACACCTTCGGCCCGTTGGGCACCGCCGAGCGCTTGAACTGGCTGAAGGCGAAGAAGCGCCGAAGGAACTTCTCCAGCCAGGAACGGATCGCGGCGAGGTCATACTCGTTCTTGCGATCTTCCGGGAAACCCGCCGGCCAGGTACCCAAGGCGGTATCGTGCCAGGCATGGAGCGCCAGGAACGCCACTTTCGACGGCTTCTGCCCGAAGCGCATGACGTGGTGGAGGAAGAAGTCGTTGAGTTCGTAAGGCCCGATCTTCGCCTCGGTGCTCTGGATCGCGCCGTCGGCGCCAGCCGGCACGAGTTCGGGCGAGATCTCGGTGCCGAGGATGGCGAGCAGCACTTCTTCGGTTTCCGCGCCGAACTGGCCGGTCGTCGCGCACCAGCGGATCAGGTACTGGATCAGCGTCTTGGGCACGCCCGCATTGACCGTGTAGTGGCTCATCTGGTCGCCGACGCCGTATGTGCACCAGCCAAGCGCCAGCTCGGACAAGTCGCCGGTGCCGATCACGAAGCCGTCGTGCTGGTTGGCCAGGCGGAACAGGTAATCGGTGCGCAGGCCCGCCTGCACGTTCTCGAAGGTCACGTCATAGACGGGCTCTCCGTTCGAGAAGGCATGGCCGATGTCCTGCAGCATCGTCGTCGCCGCAGGGCGGATGTCGATCTCCTCGGCGGTGATGCCGACAGCGTTCATCAGCGTCCAGGCGTTGGACTTGGTGCCGTCGCTGGTGGCGAAACCGGGCATCGTGTAGCCGCGAATGAAGCTGCGCGGCAGGCCCAGCCGGTCGCAGGCGCGGGCGGCGACGATCAGCGCGTGGGTCGAATCGAGCCCGCCCGAGATGCCGATCACCATCGACTTCGCGCCCGTGGCCTCGATCCGGCGCATCAGGCCGTCCACCTGGATGTTGAACGCCTCGTAGCAGTCGGCATCGAGCTTGTCGGCGCGCGAGGGCACGAAGGGGAAGCGCGAGACCGGACGGATCAACCCGATGTCGCCGCCCGCCGGGGCATGGCGGAAGCGCACGGTGCGGAACGTCTCGTCGGGATTGCCCGCCACTTCGGCCGCGTCGTTGAACGTGGGCACGCGCATCCGGTCCATGACGATGCGGTCCACATCGACGTCGGCGATGCACAGTTCCGCCTCCAGCGAGAAGCGCTCGCTCTCCGCCAGCAGGTCGCCCAGTTCGTAGACGATGCCCTGCCCGTCCCAGGCAAGGTCGGTCGTGCTCTCGCCGTGTCCGGCGGCGGAATAGATGTAGGCCGCCGTGGCGCGGGCGGACTGCGAGCG
Proteins encoded:
- a CDS encoding NAD(+) synthase encodes the protein MSAHPFFSMHEHGFVRVATSTPKVRTADVAFNRDAVLAEAQRAHEAHVDLLVFPELCLSSYAIDDLHLQAAMIEAVEAAVAEIVHASADLSPVLLVGAALPHKGRLYNCALAIAHGRLLGVVPKSYLPNYREFYEKRWFASGKTLKGQTIRVNGQEVPFGVDLVFASDVLPNFRFFIEICEDIWAATPPSSHGALAGATILCNLSASNIVIGKSDERHLLCRSQSARATAAYIYSAAGHGESTTDLAWDGQGIVYELGDLLAESERFSLEAELCIADVDVDRIVMDRMRVPTFNDAAEVAGNPDETFRTVRFRHAPAGGDIGLIRPVSRFPFVPSRADKLDADCYEAFNIQVDGLMRRIEATGAKSMVIGISGGLDSTHALIVAARACDRLGLPRSFIRGYTMPGFATSDGTKSNAWTLMNAVGITAEEIDIRPAATTMLQDIGHAFSNGEPVYDVTFENVQAGLRTDYLFRLANQHDGFVIGTGDLSELALGWCTYGVGDQMSHYTVNAGVPKTLIQYLIRWCATTGQFGAETEEVLLAILGTEISPELVPAGADGAIQSTEAKIGPYELNDFFLHHVMRFGQKPSKVAFLALHAWHDTALGTWPAGFPEDRKNEYDLAAIRSWLEKFLRRFFAFSQFKRSAVPNGPKVSSGGALSPRGDWRAPSDASAAVWLAELETRVPLR